One Xyrauchen texanus isolate HMW12.3.18 chromosome 46, RBS_HiC_50CHRs, whole genome shotgun sequence DNA segment encodes these proteins:
- the ppm1h gene encoding protein phosphatase 1H isoform X1: MITRVRSAVSSIIGGIMASDPTREQNHPDRPDPPLRFSYSRPDFLALSPDEVECSADHISRPILILKEMKLPWSTGYAEVINAGKSALNEDQACCEVVELRKRPADPSSPNYTPTSRRRSSLPNGDILETIESTEVKELDFHYWGLFDGHGGSGAAIFASKFLHLHIEEQLQEVLEILQKPSKQPPTCLGEENIVHHLHPSAGCSQRGLSRAASLRGAVGAPGSPNTSAPRFFMEKKIKQESLVVGAIENSFKEMDAYIARERLVYCISGGCTALVVMYLLGKLYVANAGDSRAVIIRAGEIIPMSSSFTPESERQRLQFLAHLQPSLLGNEFTHLEFPRRVTKKEVGKRMLYRDFTMSGWAYKTIQEEDLKFPLIYGEGKRARVLATIGITRGLGDHDLKVHDSEISIKPFLSCSPEVKIYDLSQYEHGADDVMILATDGLWDVLSNQEVAEAVSGFLGNCDPDDQHRYTMAAQDLVMKARGVLRDRGWRIAGDKLSSGDDVSVFIIPLMHGSKQPQPS, encoded by the exons ATGATCACACGCGTGCGATCCGCTGTCTCCAGCATCATCGGCGGCATCATGGCCTCGGATCCCACCAGGGAGCAGAATCACCCGGACCGACCGGATCCGCCGCTCCGGTTCTCGTACAGCAGGCCGGATTTCCTCGCGCTGTCCCCGGATGAGGTCGAGTGCTCGGCGGATCACATCTCGAGACCCATCCTCATCCTCAAGGAGATGAAGCTGCCCTGGAGCACCGGATACGCCGA AGTGATCAATGCCGGTAAAAGTGCCCTAAATGAGGACCAGGCGTGCTGTGAGGTGGTGGAGCTCAGGAAGAGACCCGCAGACCCGTCTAGCCCCAATTACACTCCCACCAGCAGGAGGCGCTCCTCACTGCCCAACGGAGATATTCTGGAAACCATCGAGAGCACC GAGGTAAAGGAGCTGGACTTCCACTACTGGGGCCTGTTTGACGGTCACGGCGgttccggcgccgccatctttgcgTCCAAGTTTCTCCACCTCCATATCGAGGAGCAGCTCCAGGAAGTGTTGGAGATCCTCCAGAAACCGTCCAAGCAGCCGCCCACTTGTCTGGGGGAGGAGAACATCGTGCACCACCTCCACCCGTCTGCCGGCTGCTCCCAGCGAGGGCTGTCCCGGGCCGCGTCTCTCCGCGGCGCTGTAGGGGCCCCGGGGTCGCCCAATACCTCAGCCCCTCGATTCTTCATGGAGAAGAAAATCAAACAGGAGAGTTTGGTGGTGGGAGCCATTGAGAACTCCTTCAAGGAAATG GATGCTTATATAGCCAGAGAGAGATTGGTGTATTGTATCTCAGGTGGATGTACAGCTCTTGTGGTGATGTATTTACTGGGTAAACTGTACGTGGCCAACGCTGGTGACAGCAG GGCCGTCATCATCCGAGCCGGAGAGATCATTCCCATGTCCAGCTCATTCACTCCAGAATCAGAGCGTCAGAGACTTCAGTTCCTG GCTCACCTGCAGCCTTCCCTGTTAGGAAATGAATTCACACACTTGGAGTTTCCTAGAAGAGTCACAAAGAAAGAGGTCGGGAAGAGAATGCTGTACCGGGACTTTACTATGAGCGGATG GGCCTATAAAACCATTCAGGAGGAAGATCTGAAGTTTCCCCTCATATATGGAGAAGGGAAAAGG GCGCGTGTGCTGGCAACCATCGGTATTACGCGTGGACTCGGCGATCACGACCTGAAGGTTCACGACTCTGAGATCTCCATCAAACCgttcctctcctgttctccaGAG GTGAAGATTTACGACCTCTCTCAGTACGAACACGGAGCTGATGATGTCATGATTCTGGCTACAGATGGACTGTGGGATGTGCTGTCCAATCAGGAAGTGGCAGAGGCAGTCTCTGGTTTCCTTGGAAACTGTGACCCTGATGACCAACACAG GTACACTATGGCGGCCCAAGACCTGGTCATGAAGGCCAGAGGAGTCCTGAGAGATCGAGGCTGGAGAATCGCTGGAGACAAGCTCAGCTCCGGAGACGACGTTTCAGTCTTCATAATTCCTCTAATGCACGGCAGTAAGCAACCCCAACCAAGCTGA
- the ppm1h gene encoding protein phosphatase 1H isoform X2 codes for MITRVRSAVSSIIGGIMASDPTREQNHPDRPDPPLRFSYSRPDFLALSPDEVECSADHISRPILILKEMKLPWSTGYAEVINAGKSALNEDQACCEVVELRKRPADPSSPNYTPTSRRRSSLPNGDILETIESTVKELDFHYWGLFDGHGGSGAAIFASKFLHLHIEEQLQEVLEILQKPSKQPPTCLGEENIVHHLHPSAGCSQRGLSRAASLRGAVGAPGSPNTSAPRFFMEKKIKQESLVVGAIENSFKEMDAYIARERLVYCISGGCTALVVMYLLGKLYVANAGDSRAVIIRAGEIIPMSSSFTPESERQRLQFLAHLQPSLLGNEFTHLEFPRRVTKKEVGKRMLYRDFTMSGWAYKTIQEEDLKFPLIYGEGKRARVLATIGITRGLGDHDLKVHDSEISIKPFLSCSPEVKIYDLSQYEHGADDVMILATDGLWDVLSNQEVAEAVSGFLGNCDPDDQHRYTMAAQDLVMKARGVLRDRGWRIAGDKLSSGDDVSVFIIPLMHGSKQPQPS; via the exons ATGATCACACGCGTGCGATCCGCTGTCTCCAGCATCATCGGCGGCATCATGGCCTCGGATCCCACCAGGGAGCAGAATCACCCGGACCGACCGGATCCGCCGCTCCGGTTCTCGTACAGCAGGCCGGATTTCCTCGCGCTGTCCCCGGATGAGGTCGAGTGCTCGGCGGATCACATCTCGAGACCCATCCTCATCCTCAAGGAGATGAAGCTGCCCTGGAGCACCGGATACGCCGA AGTGATCAATGCCGGTAAAAGTGCCCTAAATGAGGACCAGGCGTGCTGTGAGGTGGTGGAGCTCAGGAAGAGACCCGCAGACCCGTCTAGCCCCAATTACACTCCCACCAGCAGGAGGCGCTCCTCACTGCCCAACGGAGATATTCTGGAAACCATCGAGAGCACC GTAAAGGAGCTGGACTTCCACTACTGGGGCCTGTTTGACGGTCACGGCGgttccggcgccgccatctttgcgTCCAAGTTTCTCCACCTCCATATCGAGGAGCAGCTCCAGGAAGTGTTGGAGATCCTCCAGAAACCGTCCAAGCAGCCGCCCACTTGTCTGGGGGAGGAGAACATCGTGCACCACCTCCACCCGTCTGCCGGCTGCTCCCAGCGAGGGCTGTCCCGGGCCGCGTCTCTCCGCGGCGCTGTAGGGGCCCCGGGGTCGCCCAATACCTCAGCCCCTCGATTCTTCATGGAGAAGAAAATCAAACAGGAGAGTTTGGTGGTGGGAGCCATTGAGAACTCCTTCAAGGAAATG GATGCTTATATAGCCAGAGAGAGATTGGTGTATTGTATCTCAGGTGGATGTACAGCTCTTGTGGTGATGTATTTACTGGGTAAACTGTACGTGGCCAACGCTGGTGACAGCAG GGCCGTCATCATCCGAGCCGGAGAGATCATTCCCATGTCCAGCTCATTCACTCCAGAATCAGAGCGTCAGAGACTTCAGTTCCTG GCTCACCTGCAGCCTTCCCTGTTAGGAAATGAATTCACACACTTGGAGTTTCCTAGAAGAGTCACAAAGAAAGAGGTCGGGAAGAGAATGCTGTACCGGGACTTTACTATGAGCGGATG GGCCTATAAAACCATTCAGGAGGAAGATCTGAAGTTTCCCCTCATATATGGAGAAGGGAAAAGG GCGCGTGTGCTGGCAACCATCGGTATTACGCGTGGACTCGGCGATCACGACCTGAAGGTTCACGACTCTGAGATCTCCATCAAACCgttcctctcctgttctccaGAG GTGAAGATTTACGACCTCTCTCAGTACGAACACGGAGCTGATGATGTCATGATTCTGGCTACAGATGGACTGTGGGATGTGCTGTCCAATCAGGAAGTGGCAGAGGCAGTCTCTGGTTTCCTTGGAAACTGTGACCCTGATGACCAACACAG GTACACTATGGCGGCCCAAGACCTGGTCATGAAGGCCAGAGGAGTCCTGAGAGATCGAGGCTGGAGAATCGCTGGAGACAAGCTCAGCTCCGGAGACGACGTTTCAGTCTTCATAATTCCTCTAATGCACGGCAGTAAGCAACCCCAACCAAGCTGA